One Pseudonocardia sediminis DNA window includes the following coding sequences:
- a CDS encoding ABC transporter ATP-binding protein, whose translation MTVTQERSGTARAGTPTVTLSGVGKTFGHGESAVTALREIDLQVRPGEFVCLLGASGCGKSTLLNLVAGLDEPTAGTLERATGQPSFMFQESALLPWLTAGRNVELPLRLAGYSRGDRRRRAEELLSLVRLDGLGDKRPHELSGGMRQRVALARALAAATGEAEGVPGLLLMDEPFAALDAITRDVLQGELVRVWEETGISILFVTHDVREAVRLGQRVVLLSSRPGTIVDEWDVAAEGEQLHDEITAMLRHVISSHA comes from the coding sequence ATGACCGTGACACAGGAACGGTCCGGCACGGCTCGGGCCGGGACGCCGACCGTGACGCTGTCCGGCGTCGGTAAGACGTTCGGGCACGGCGAGTCCGCCGTCACCGCCCTGCGGGAGATCGACCTGCAGGTGCGGCCCGGCGAGTTCGTCTGCCTGCTCGGGGCCTCGGGCTGCGGGAAGTCGACGCTGCTCAACCTCGTCGCCGGTCTCGACGAGCCCACCGCGGGCACGCTCGAGCGCGCGACCGGGCAGCCGTCGTTCATGTTCCAGGAGTCGGCGCTGCTGCCCTGGCTGACGGCCGGGCGCAACGTCGAGCTGCCGCTGCGCCTCGCCGGGTACTCCCGGGGCGACCGCCGTCGCCGCGCCGAGGAGCTGCTGAGCCTGGTCCGTCTCGACGGTCTCGGGGACAAGCGTCCGCACGAGCTCTCCGGCGGCATGCGCCAGCGGGTCGCGCTGGCCCGTGCCCTGGCCGCCGCGACCGGCGAGGCCGAGGGCGTCCCCGGACTGCTGCTGATGGACGAGCCGTTCGCCGCCCTGGACGCGATCACCCGTGACGTCCTGCAGGGCGAGCTCGTCCGCGTCTGGGAGGAGACCGGGATCTCGATCCTGTTCGTCACCCACGACGTGCGCGAGGCGGTGCGGCTCGGGCAGAGGGTGGTGCTGTTGTCGTCGCGTCCGGGCACGATCGTCGACGAGTGGGACGTCGCCGCCGAGGGCGAGCAGCTGCACGACGAGATCACCGCGATGCTGCGTCACGTCATCTCCAGCCATGCCTGA
- a CDS encoding ABC transporter substrate-binding protein, whose protein sequence is MRLSRLLTATTATALVALTVLTGCSRAEESGSAPAASASPAAELRLGYFPNITHAPALIGVDKGLFAQELGSTKLTTQTFNAGPEEVNALLGGSLDAGFIGSSPAINAFAKSNGEAVRLIAGSTSAGAQLVTSPDITSPQQLKGKTIATPQLGNTQDVALKKWLGEQKLEIGQGPDKVTVQNIDNPRTLDLFKKGEVAGGWLPEPWSSRLVDAGAKVLVDEKSLWPDGKFPTTVLIVRTQYLQEHPDTVAALLRGEQKAIDFANSRRDEAKTVANGAIKKLTNSALAPAVLDRAFSELQFDNDPLAATFPQLAKDSVTAGASKTEANLQGFIDVTALNTVREADGKPAVDAAGLDKKQG, encoded by the coding sequence ATGCGCCTCTCCCGTCTGCTCACCGCCACCACCGCCACCGCCCTGGTCGCCCTGACCGTCCTCACCGGCTGCTCGCGCGCCGAGGAGAGCGGATCGGCCCCCGCGGCGTCCGCCTCCCCCGCCGCCGAGCTGCGCCTGGGCTACTTCCCGAACATCACCCACGCACCCGCGCTGATCGGCGTGGACAAGGGCCTGTTCGCCCAGGAGCTGGGCAGCACCAAGCTCACCACCCAGACGTTCAACGCCGGACCGGAGGAGGTCAACGCGCTGCTCGGCGGGTCGCTCGACGCCGGGTTCATCGGCTCCAGCCCGGCCATCAACGCGTTCGCCAAGTCCAACGGCGAGGCCGTCCGCCTGATCGCCGGGTCCACCTCGGCCGGCGCGCAGCTCGTCACCTCGCCCGACATCACCTCGCCCCAGCAGCTCAAGGGCAAGACCATCGCGACCCCGCAGCTGGGCAACACCCAGGACGTCGCGCTGAAGAAGTGGCTCGGCGAGCAGAAGCTCGAGATCGGGCAGGGACCGGACAAGGTCACCGTCCAGAACATCGACAACCCGCGCACGCTCGATCTGTTCAAGAAGGGCGAGGTCGCCGGCGGGTGGCTGCCCGAGCCGTGGAGCTCGCGCCTGGTCGACGCCGGGGCGAAGGTCCTCGTCGACGAGAAGAGCCTGTGGCCCGACGGCAAGTTCCCCACCACGGTGCTGATCGTGCGCACGCAGTACCTCCAGGAGCACCCGGACACCGTCGCGGCGCTGCTGCGCGGCGAGCAGAAGGCGATCGACTTCGCGAACAGCCGGCGCGACGAGGCCAAGACCGTCGCCAACGGCGCGATCAAGAAGCTGACGAACTCGGCCCTGGCCCCGGCCGTGCTGGACCGGGCCTTCTCCGAGCTGCAGTTCGACAACGACCCGCTCGCGGCCACGTTCCCGCAGCTGGCCAAGGACAGCGTCACCGCGGGCGCGTCCAAGACCGAGGCGAACCTGCAGGGATTCATCGACGTCACCGCATTGAACACCGTCCGCGAGGCGGACGGGAAGCCGGCCGTCGACGCGGCCGGACTCGACAAGAAGCAGGGGTGA
- a CDS encoding ABC transporter permease: MPEQGPVATGSRPEAPDQDVASTLAGLDALDTPTERRVPWWRRAIAVGVPPLVALILFVALWQLVWASAITDEFKVPAPVTVWDAFGAVVVDGSVFSILWTSISRAFLGFLVALLIATPLGLLVAKVPVVRAAIGPLLSGMQSLPSVAWVPAAILWFGLTDATIYFVVLLGSVPSIANGLVAGIDQIPPILPRVGQVLGARGLTNARYILLPAALPGYIAGCKQGWAFSWRSLMAAEIIAAGPLLGIGLGAYLKQGSDLNDMPTVIAAIFLILFVGIAIELLVFRPVERRVLRARGLAIGK, encoded by the coding sequence ATGCCTGAGCAGGGCCCCGTCGCGACCGGGTCCCGGCCGGAGGCGCCCGATCAGGACGTCGCCTCCACGCTGGCCGGTCTGGACGCCCTGGACACCCCGACCGAGCGCCGGGTGCCGTGGTGGCGCCGGGCGATCGCCGTCGGGGTCCCGCCGCTGGTCGCGCTGATCCTGTTCGTCGCGCTCTGGCAGCTCGTCTGGGCCTCGGCGATCACCGACGAGTTCAAGGTGCCGGCACCGGTGACGGTGTGGGACGCGTTCGGCGCCGTCGTCGTGGACGGGTCGGTGTTCTCGATCCTCTGGACCTCGATCAGCCGCGCGTTCCTCGGCTTCCTGGTCGCCCTGCTGATCGCGACCCCGCTCGGGCTGCTGGTGGCGAAGGTGCCGGTCGTGCGGGCCGCGATCGGGCCGCTGCTGTCCGGGATGCAGAGCCTGCCGTCGGTGGCCTGGGTGCCGGCCGCGATCCTCTGGTTCGGGCTGACCGACGCCACGATCTACTTCGTGGTGCTCCTCGGCTCGGTCCCGTCGATCGCGAACGGGCTCGTCGCGGGCATCGACCAGATCCCGCCGATCCTGCCCCGGGTCGGTCAGGTGCTGGGCGCGCGCGGGCTGACGAACGCGCGCTACATCCTGCTCCCGGCCGCGCTGCCCGGCTACATCGCCGGGTGCAAGCAGGGCTGGGCGTTCTCCTGGCGCTCGCTGATGGCCGCGGAGATCATCGCCGCCGGGCCGCTGCTCGGGATCGGCCTGGGCGCCTACCTCAAACAGGGCAGCGACCTCAACGACATGCCGACGGTGATCGCGGCGATCTTCCTGATCCTGTTCGTCGGGATCGCGATCGAGCTGCTGGTGTTCCGCCCGGTCGAGCGCCGGGTGCTGCGCGCCCGCGGTCTGGCGATCGGCAAGTAG
- a CDS encoding phosphoadenylyl-sulfate reductase, with protein MSVSVTEDLKAVAEHGAAQLGPDATAAQLLAWAAETFGDRLIVASNMQDAVLVDLATKAKPDVDVLFLETGYHFAETIGTRDAVDAVYDGIRIVNAEADHTVAEQDAIEGKDLFAREPDRCCALRKVVPLQRTLAGYDAWVTGVRRVEAPTRANTPLVTYDDKFGLVKINPIAAWSDEEMDAYIRDHGVLVNPLVDAGYPSIGCAPCTVKPAPGEDPRSGRWAGRAKTECGLHAS; from the coding sequence GTGAGTGTGAGTGTCACCGAGGACCTGAAGGCCGTCGCCGAGCACGGGGCGGCGCAGCTCGGCCCGGACGCCACGGCGGCACAGCTGCTGGCGTGGGCGGCCGAGACGTTCGGCGACCGGCTGATCGTCGCGTCGAACATGCAGGACGCCGTGCTGGTGGACCTGGCCACGAAGGCCAAGCCGGACGTCGACGTCCTGTTCCTGGAGACCGGCTACCACTTCGCCGAGACGATCGGCACCCGTGACGCCGTGGACGCGGTCTACGACGGGATCCGGATCGTCAACGCCGAGGCCGACCACACCGTCGCCGAGCAGGACGCGATCGAGGGCAAGGACCTGTTCGCCCGCGAGCCCGACCGCTGTTGCGCGCTCCGCAAGGTCGTCCCCCTGCAGCGCACCCTGGCCGGCTACGACGCCTGGGTCACCGGCGTCCGCCGCGTCGAGGCCCCGACCCGGGCGAACACCCCGCTGGTCACCTACGACGACAAGTTCGGGCTGGTGAAGATCAACCCGATCGCGGCGTGGAGCGACGAGGAGATGGACGCCTACATCCGCGACCACGGGGTCCTGGTCAACCCGCTCGTCGACGCCGGCTACCCGAGCATCGGCTGCGCACCGTGCACAGTGAAGCCCGCCCCCGGCGAGGACCCGCGCTCCGGGCGCTGGGCCGGGCGGGCCAAGACCGAGTGCGGTCTGCACGCCTCGTGA
- a CDS encoding sulfite exporter TauE/SafE family protein, with the protein MRTLIVFALVGFGAQLVDGALGMAYGVTSTSLLLIAGVNPATASASVHLAEVGTTLAAGASHWRFGNVDWKLVLRLGVPGAIGAFLGATALSALSTDDAAPYMSGILLALGVYVLLRFSFRPPKVSTARTSPHRAKFLSPLGLVAGFVDASGGGGWGPVATPALLTAGKTAPRTVIGSVDTSEFMVAVAASIGFLVGLGSEVLDPYTIGGLLLGGVLAAPLAAWLVTKVPAPVLGTAVGGIIVFTNARTILRALDASSTVTTIVYVGISLVWAAAVAVAVTRLRRSRAEGAALPEDRDPVAAGEKA; encoded by the coding sequence GTGCGCACCCTGATCGTCTTCGCCCTCGTGGGTTTCGGCGCCCAGCTCGTCGACGGCGCCCTCGGCATGGCCTACGGCGTCACCTCGACGTCGCTGCTGCTGATCGCCGGCGTCAACCCGGCGACCGCCAGTGCCTCGGTGCACCTCGCCGAGGTCGGCACCACCCTCGCCGCGGGCGCGTCGCACTGGCGGTTCGGCAACGTCGACTGGAAGCTCGTGCTGCGCCTGGGCGTGCCCGGCGCGATCGGCGCGTTCCTCGGGGCCACGGCCCTGTCGGCGCTCTCGACCGACGACGCGGCGCCCTACATGTCCGGCATCCTGCTCGCGCTGGGCGTCTACGTGCTCCTGCGCTTCTCCTTCCGCCCGCCGAAGGTCTCCACCGCCCGGACCTCGCCGCACCGCGCGAAGTTCCTGTCCCCGCTCGGCCTGGTCGCCGGCTTCGTCGACGCCTCCGGCGGCGGTGGGTGGGGCCCGGTCGCCACCCCGGCGCTGCTGACCGCGGGCAAGACGGCGCCGCGGACCGTCATCGGGTCGGTCGACACATCGGAGTTCATGGTCGCGGTCGCCGCGAGCATCGGCTTCCTGGTCGGCCTGGGCTCGGAGGTCCTCGACCCCTACACGATCGGCGGCCTGCTCCTGGGCGGCGTGCTCGCCGCGCCGCTGGCCGCGTGGCTGGTCACGAAGGTCCCGGCGCCGGTGCTGGGCACCGCCGTCGGCGGCATCATCGTGTTCACCAACGCGCGGACCATCCTGCGCGCCCTGGACGCGAGCTCGACCGTCACCACGATCGTCTACGTGGGGATCTCCCTGGTCTGGGCGGCCGCCGTCGCCGTCGCGGTGACACGTCTGCGCCGCAGCAGGGCCGAGGGTGCCGCTCTGCCCGAGGACCGGGACCCCGTCGCCGCCGGCGAGAAGGCGTGA
- a CDS encoding nitrite/sulfite reductase, with protein sequence MAPTSSAPARVKGQGQWKLGHREPLNPNERAKRDDDALNVRTRIENIYAKRGFDSIDPSDLRGRMRWWGLYTQRRPGIDGGRTGALEPDELDDRYFMLRVRLDGGAVTTEQLRAIGEVSQTYARDTADVTDRQNIQYHWIEIESMPAIWKKLEGLGVLTTEACGDCPRVILGSPVAGVSADEEIDPRPAIDTIIERYIGSTEFSNLPRKFKSAISWQQDIGHEINDISFIGVNHPEHGPGFDLWVGGGLSTNPRIAERLGAWIPLDEVPDVWAGVVSVFRDYGYRRLRHRARIKFLIADWGPEKFRQVMEDEYLGRKLIDGPAPVTVERAIDHVGVHRQKDGLNFVGVAPASGRVSGTTLVAVADAAERAGSARVRFTAQQKIVVLDVADAELDTLTADLNMLGLQAEPSTWRRNTMACTGIEYCKLAIVETKERAIRLVEDLEKRLADVVPDAPVSIHLNGCPNACARTQTADIGLKGQIVTDAAGNQAEGFQVHLGGGLGLDAGFGRKVRGLKVTSAELGDYVERVVRRFAEQRTEDERFPQWVKRADENDLK encoded by the coding sequence ATGGCGCCCACCTCCTCCGCACCCGCCCGCGTCAAAGGGCAGGGCCAGTGGAAGCTCGGCCACCGCGAGCCCCTGAACCCGAACGAGCGGGCCAAGCGCGACGACGACGCGCTCAACGTCCGCACCCGGATCGAGAACATCTACGCCAAGCGCGGCTTCGACTCGATCGACCCGAGCGACCTGCGCGGGCGGATGCGCTGGTGGGGGCTCTACACCCAGCGCCGCCCCGGGATCGACGGCGGCCGCACCGGCGCGCTGGAGCCCGACGAGCTCGACGACCGCTACTTCATGTTGCGGGTGCGTCTCGACGGCGGCGCTGTCACCACCGAGCAGCTGCGCGCGATCGGCGAGGTCTCGCAGACCTACGCCCGCGACACCGCCGACGTCACCGACCGGCAGAACATCCAGTACCACTGGATCGAGATCGAGTCGATGCCGGCGATCTGGAAGAAGCTGGAAGGCCTCGGCGTGCTCACCACCGAGGCGTGCGGCGACTGCCCCCGGGTGATCCTGGGCTCGCCGGTCGCCGGGGTGTCCGCGGACGAGGAGATCGACCCCCGCCCCGCGATCGACACCATCATCGAGCGCTACATCGGCAGCACCGAGTTCTCCAACCTGCCGCGCAAGTTCAAGTCGGCGATCTCCTGGCAGCAGGACATCGGCCACGAGATCAACGACATCTCGTTCATCGGCGTGAACCACCCCGAGCACGGCCCGGGCTTCGACCTGTGGGTCGGCGGCGGGCTCTCGACCAACCCGCGGATCGCCGAGCGCCTCGGCGCGTGGATCCCGCTCGACGAGGTCCCCGACGTCTGGGCCGGCGTCGTGTCGGTGTTCCGCGACTACGGCTACCGCCGCCTGCGTCACCGCGCCCGGATCAAGTTCCTGATCGCCGACTGGGGCCCGGAGAAGTTCCGCCAGGTGATGGAGGACGAGTACCTGGGCCGGAAGCTGATCGACGGCCCGGCGCCGGTCACTGTCGAGCGCGCGATCGACCACGTCGGCGTGCACAGGCAGAAGGACGGGCTCAACTTCGTCGGCGTCGCGCCGGCGTCCGGCCGGGTCTCGGGCACCACGCTCGTCGCGGTCGCCGACGCCGCCGAGCGCGCCGGGTCCGCCCGGGTCCGCTTCACCGCCCAGCAGAAGATCGTCGTCCTCGACGTCGCCGACGCGGAGCTCGACACCCTGACCGCGGACCTGAACATGCTGGGGCTGCAGGCCGAGCCGTCGACCTGGCGCCGCAACACGATGGCGTGCACCGGCATCGAGTACTGCAAGCTCGCGATCGTCGAGACCAAGGAACGCGCGATCCGCCTCGTCGAGGACCTGGAGAAGCGCCTGGCCGACGTCGTCCCGGACGCGCCGGTGTCGATCCACCTCAACGGCTGCCCGAACGCCTGCGCCCGCACCCAGACCGCCGACATCGGGCTCAAGGGCCAGATCGTCACCGACGCCGCCGGCAACCAGGCGGAGGGCTTCCAGGTGCACCTGGGCGGCGGGCTGGGCCTCGACGCCGGGTTCGGTCGCAAGGTCCGCGGTCTCAAGGTCACCAGCGCCGAGCTGGGCGACTACGTCGAGCGCGTCGTGCGCCGGTTCGCCGAGCAGCGCACCGAGGACGAGCGTTTCCCGCAGTGGGTCAAGCGCGCCGACGAGAACGACCTGAAGTGA
- a CDS encoding sulfate adenylyltransferase subunit 1, whose translation MVDTDRPRDLLRFATAGSVDDGKSTLVGRLLYDTKSVLADQIEAVQRASVDKGLTTPDLSLLVDGLRAEREQGITIDVAYRYFGTPTREFVLADTPGHVQYTRNTVTGASTAELAVLLVDARHGVVEQTRRHAAVLALLRVPRLVLAINKIDLVGYDESAITAIAKDFAELARSLGFADDTVETIPVSALVGDNVAERGENTPWYEGPTLLEHLESVPVVGPDAEAPFRLPVQHVIRPRTEELHDYRGYAGQVASGTVRAGDEVVVLPEGHRTTVAEVRTADGPLTSAGAGLSVTVLLADDIDAPRGAMIAAAGDAPQVTDEIDATLCWLAEKPLVPGARLLLKHGTRTTQVIVGALGSRLDPDTVSYVDAPEKLAINDIARVSLRTADPLPVDEYARVRTTGGFLLIDPPTGNTLAAGLVGDPLALTPAVG comes from the coding sequence ATGGTGGACACGGACCGACCCCGGGACCTGCTGCGCTTCGCCACGGCGGGCTCCGTCGACGACGGCAAGTCCACCCTCGTCGGACGGCTGCTCTACGACACCAAGTCGGTGCTGGCCGACCAGATCGAGGCCGTGCAGCGCGCCTCCGTCGACAAGGGCCTGACCACACCGGACCTGTCGCTGCTCGTCGACGGCCTGCGCGCCGAGCGCGAGCAGGGCATCACGATCGACGTCGCCTACCGCTACTTCGGCACGCCGACGCGCGAGTTCGTGCTCGCCGACACCCCCGGCCACGTGCAGTACACCCGCAACACGGTGACCGGCGCGTCGACCGCGGAGCTGGCCGTGCTGCTCGTCGACGCCCGGCACGGCGTCGTCGAGCAGACCCGCCGCCACGCCGCGGTGCTCGCGCTGCTGCGCGTCCCGAGGCTGGTGCTGGCCATCAACAAGATCGACCTCGTGGGCTACGACGAGTCCGCGATCACCGCGATCGCCAAGGACTTCGCCGAGCTGGCCCGCTCGCTGGGCTTCGCCGACGACACCGTGGAGACCATCCCGGTCTCCGCGCTGGTCGGCGACAACGTGGCCGAGCGCGGGGAGAACACCCCCTGGTACGAGGGCCCGACACTGCTCGAGCACCTGGAGTCGGTGCCGGTCGTCGGCCCGGACGCCGAGGCCCCGTTCCGGCTGCCGGTGCAGCACGTGATCCGTCCCCGCACCGAGGAGCTGCACGACTACCGCGGCTACGCCGGCCAGGTCGCGTCGGGCACCGTGCGTGCCGGGGACGAGGTCGTCGTGCTGCCCGAGGGGCACCGCACCACGGTCGCCGAGGTCCGCACCGCGGACGGGCCGCTGACCTCCGCCGGCGCCGGCCTGTCGGTCACCGTGCTGCTCGCCGACGACATCGACGCCCCGCGCGGCGCGATGATCGCCGCCGCGGGCGACGCCCCGCAGGTCACCGACGAGATCGACGCGACCCTGTGCTGGCTGGCCGAGAAGCCGCTGGTCCCGGGCGCGCGGCTGCTGCTCAAGCACGGCACCCGGACCACCCAGGTGATCGTCGGCGCGCTCGGCTCGCGGCTGGACCCGGACACCGTCAGCTACGTCGACGCCCCGGAGAAGCTCGCGATCAATGACATCGCCCGGGTCTCGCTGCGCACCGCCGACCCGCTGCCGGTCGACGAGTACGCCCGCGTCCGCACGACCGGTGGCTTCCTGCTGATCGACCCGCCGACCGGCAACACGCTGGCCGCCGGGCTCGTCGGCGACCCCCTCGCGCTCACCCCCGCGGTGGGCTGA
- a CDS encoding sirohydrochlorin chelatase: MTHSDGAPVLVVVAHGSRDLRSAATVSALVDVTRALAPDLDVRLAFLDLNLPRLPEVLASVGSGPVVVVPLLLGSAYHARVDIPAAVDAAVGRLPHLRVTVADVLGPDPQIVGAARRRLAEQGCSPDDPGLGVVLAAAGSGRPGANDVVHRIAAGWPLAGAAFAAAAEPDVTAAIADLRRRGAHRIAVAPWFLAPGRLLDRVYDGARAADPDAVLAGPLGAEPSVARVVLDRYAASLSDSVPGSLRAAGRSATAAASAARR, from the coding sequence ATGACCCACTCCGACGGCGCGCCGGTCCTGGTCGTCGTCGCCCACGGCAGCCGGGACCTCCGGTCCGCGGCGACGGTCAGTGCCCTGGTCGACGTCACCCGTGCCCTGGCGCCCGACCTCGACGTCCGGCTGGCGTTCCTGGACCTCAACCTGCCCCGGCTGCCCGAGGTGCTCGCCTCGGTCGGGTCCGGGCCGGTCGTCGTGGTCCCGCTGCTGCTCGGGTCGGCCTACCACGCGCGCGTCGACATCCCGGCCGCCGTGGACGCCGCCGTCGGGCGCCTGCCCCACCTGCGGGTGACCGTGGCCGACGTCCTGGGCCCGGACCCGCAGATCGTCGGCGCGGCACGCCGGCGGCTGGCCGAGCAGGGCTGCTCACCCGACGACCCCGGCCTCGGGGTCGTGCTGGCCGCCGCCGGGTCCGGACGCCCCGGGGCCAACGACGTCGTGCACCGGATCGCCGCGGGCTGGCCGCTGGCCGGTGCGGCGTTCGCGGCCGCCGCCGAGCCCGACGTCACGGCCGCGATCGCGGACCTGCGCCGCCGTGGCGCTCACCGGATCGCCGTCGCGCCGTGGTTCCTGGCCCCGGGACGGCTGCTGGACCGGGTGTACGACGGTGCCCGCGCCGCGGACCCGGACGCCGTCCTGGCCGGGCCGCTGGGAGCCGAACCCTCCGTCGCGCGTGTGGTGCTGGACCGCTACGCGGCCTCCCTGTCCGACTCCGTTCCGGGCTCTCTGCGCGCCGCCGGTCGTTCCGCGACCGCGGCCGCGTCCGCCGCACGTCGCTGA
- the cysD gene encoding sulfate adenylyltransferase subunit CysD translates to MTTVEPRPALDALDALESEAIHIFREVAGEFDRPVILFSGGKDSTLLVHLAVKAFAPAPVPFPLLHVDTGHNYPEVIAFRDSLVERLGLRLEVANVEDYLADGRLVERADGTRNPLQTQPLLDAITENRHDAVFGGGRRDEERARAKERIMSLRDAFGRWDPRKQRPELWNLYNGRHAAGEHVRVFPISNWTELDVWRYIQRENIELPDIYFAHEREVFSRDGMWLAEGPWGGPRGSEELVSKTVRYRTVGDGSCTGAVESSATTLDEVIAEVTASRLTERGATRADDRMSEAAMEDRKKEGYF, encoded by the coding sequence ATGACCACCGTTGAACCCCGGCCCGCCCTGGACGCGCTCGACGCGCTGGAGTCCGAGGCCATCCACATCTTCCGGGAGGTCGCGGGCGAGTTCGACCGCCCGGTGATCCTGTTCTCCGGCGGCAAGGACTCGACGCTGCTGGTGCACCTGGCGGTCAAGGCGTTCGCGCCGGCGCCGGTGCCGTTCCCGCTGCTGCACGTCGACACCGGGCACAACTACCCCGAGGTCATCGCGTTCCGGGACTCCCTGGTCGAGCGACTGGGCCTGCGGCTCGAGGTGGCGAACGTCGAGGACTACCTGGCCGACGGCCGTCTCGTCGAGCGCGCCGACGGCACCCGCAACCCGCTGCAGACCCAGCCGCTGCTCGACGCGATCACCGAGAACCGGCACGACGCCGTGTTCGGCGGCGGCCGCCGCGACGAGGAACGCGCCCGGGCCAAGGAGCGGATCATGTCGCTCCGCGACGCGTTCGGCCGCTGGGACCCGCGCAAGCAGCGTCCGGAGCTGTGGAACCTCTACAACGGCCGGCACGCCGCGGGCGAGCACGTGCGCGTGTTCCCGATCTCGAACTGGACCGAGCTCGACGTCTGGCGCTACATCCAGCGCGAGAACATCGAGCTGCCCGACATCTACTTCGCCCACGAGCGCGAGGTCTTCTCCCGCGACGGCATGTGGCTGGCCGAGGGCCCGTGGGGCGGGCCCCGCGGCAGCGAGGAGCTGGTGTCGAAGACGGTCCGCTACCGCACCGTCGGCGACGGCTCCTGCACCGGCGCCGTCGAGTCGAGCGCGACGACCCTGGACGAGGTCATCGCCGAGGTGACCGCGTCCCGCCTCACCGAGCGCGGCGCCACCCGGGCCGACGACCGGATGTCCGAGGCCGCCATGGAGGACCGCAAGAAGGAGGGCTACTTCTGA
- a CDS encoding alpha/beta fold hydrolase produces MLGGDSQATIVAPGPCVIILAAVGAGAGPCREDRTVHFHRQGSGEPLVLLHGIGHRHQAWRPVQDRLGDFDTIAVDSPGFGRSAPLPAGVRPDIAAYADAFEAFFRAQGLDRPHVAGNSMGGAIALELARRGAVASATALAPAGFWTPGERRYALSVLWPLAHMPRRLRGPVARLARTGGGRAALFGLLVARPADVPAQEAVDTLHDVFAAPAFAGALSTFSDFAFTAGEELDSARVTVAWGDKDKLLLFRKQSDRARAALPKARHLVLDAGHLPYTDAPDATADAIRTTARATV; encoded by the coding sequence ATGCTGGGAGGCGACTCACAGGCCACGATCGTGGCCCCGGGCCCCTGTGTGATCATCCTGGCTGCGGTCGGCGCCGGTGCCGGCCCGTGCCGGGAGGACCGAACAGTGCACTTCCATCGTCAGGGCTCCGGTGAGCCGCTCGTCCTGCTGCACGGCATCGGCCACCGCCACCAGGCGTGGCGCCCGGTCCAGGACCGGCTCGGCGACTTCGACACCATCGCGGTGGACTCGCCCGGGTTCGGCCGGTCCGCGCCACTGCCCGCCGGGGTGCGGCCGGACATCGCCGCCTACGCCGACGCCTTCGAGGCGTTCTTCCGGGCCCAGGGCCTGGACCGCCCGCACGTCGCCGGCAACTCCATGGGCGGGGCGATCGCACTGGAGCTGGCCCGCCGGGGCGCGGTCGCCTCGGCCACGGCCCTGGCGCCGGCCGGGTTCTGGACCCCGGGTGAGCGGCGGTACGCGTTGAGCGTGCTGTGGCCGCTGGCCCACATGCCGCGCCGCCTGCGGGGGCCGGTCGCACGCCTGGCGCGCACCGGAGGCGGTCGCGCCGCGTTGTTCGGCCTGCTCGTCGCCCGCCCGGCCGACGTTCCGGCCCAGGAGGCGGTGGACACGTTGCACGACGTGTTCGCCGCGCCCGCCTTCGCCGGGGCCCTGAGCACGTTCTCCGACTTCGCCTTCACCGCGGGGGAGGAGCTCGACTCCGCCCGGGTGACCGTGGCCTGGGGCGACAAGGACAAGCTGCTGTTGTTCCGCAAGCAGTCCGACCGGGCGCGCGCCGCCCTGCCGAAGGCCCGGCACCTGGTGCTCGACGCCGGACACCTGCCCTATACCGACGCACCGGACGCCACCGCCGACGCGATCCGCACCACGGCACGGGCGACGGTCTGA